The proteins below come from a single Zea mays cultivar B73 chromosome 8, Zm-B73-REFERENCE-NAM-5.0, whole genome shotgun sequence genomic window:
- the LOC103627289 gene encoding serine/threonine protein phosphatase 2A 55 kDa regulatory subunit B beta isoform, with product MSGYFNEVSTVAFQLGNRIEERGGRLIDVDALHEKLLQVIKLYLMHYALASVYENQVAHACRKDAEKADHSISRHPEFRYKTEFQSHEPEFDYLKSLEIEEKINQIKWCQAANGALYLLSTNDKTIKFWKVQEKKVKKLSEMNLDRSAAPANGSPGGVGYLSPSLSNGNALKPGRLPLLRLPVVTSQETSLATSCRRVYAHAHDYHINSISNNRSCTYIHLNVS from the exons ATGTCCGGATACTTCAACGAAGTATCCACAGTTGCTTTCCAGCTTGGGAATCGAatcgaag AGAGAGGTGGCCGActgattgatgttgatgctttacATGAAAAACTTCTCCAG GTTATCAAATTATATTTGATGCACTATGCACTGGCATCTGTTTATGAGAATCAGGTTGCT catgctTGTAGAAAAGATGCTGAGAAAGCTGATCATTCTATCAGCAGGCATCCTGAATTTCGCTACAAAACTGAGTTTCAAAGCCACGAACCAGAG TTTGATTATCTTAAGAGCTTGGAAATTGAAGAGAAGATTAACCAAATAAAATGGTGTCAAGCAGCAAATGGTGCATTGTATCTTCTATCCACAAATGACAAAACGATAAAGTTTTGGAAG GTCCAAGAAAAGAAGGTAAAAAAGCTATCTGAGATGAATTTGGACCGTTCAGCTGCTCCTGCAAATGGTAGTCCTGGTGGCGTGGGATATCTGAGCCCATCTCTCTCAAATGGCAATGCTCTAAAACCTGGCAGGCTTCCTTTGCTTCGCCTGCCTGTG GTTACAAGCCAAGAAACAAGTCTTGCCACAAGTTGCCGAAGAGTATATGCTCATGCACATGATTACCATATAAATTCGATATCAAATAACAGGTCCTGCACATATATTCATTTGAATGTATCATAG
- the LOC103632791 gene encoding uncharacterized protein, producing MHNVWFGLNPGAFNFRHLNGTMELYFTHQTVVEPYAVPVQMPPFPKHIFLNLDDIAELPNRTLVDIMAIVVHLDTIHRTMWGTFRKIVIMDARWSLHTIKVWGDLLNKNALRWALANENYSIIIGTMFRRFRKQECLESTDHTTIHFKPFHHNTHYFEPIQKALVARNDRQFAVRYLDEQRRR from the exons ATGCACAACGTATGGTTTGGTCTTAATCCGGGTGCATTTAATTTTCGACATCTAAATGGTACCATGGAGTTGTATTTCACCCACCAAACTGTCGTAGAGCCATACGCTGTCCCAGTTCAAATGCCGCCATTTCCAAAACATATATTCTTGAACCTTGATGATATTGCCGAGCTGCCAAACAGGACTTTAGTTG ACATTATGGCTATTGTAGTCCACTTGGATACAATCCATCGCACAATGTGGGGTACATTCAGGAAGATTGTTATAATGGATGCtag GTGGTCTTTACATACCATTAAAGTTTGGGGCGATTTACTAAACAAAAATGCACTACGCTGGGCGTTGGCTAATGAGAATTATAGCATCATAATTGGGACCATGTTTCGGCGGTTCAGAAAACAAG AGTGTCTCGAATCAACTGACCATACAACAATACACTTCAAACCGTTCCATCACAACACCCATTATTTTGAAC CAATTCAAAAGGCTTTGGTGGCGCGAAACGATCGTCAGTTTGCTGTTAGATATCTTGACGAACAAAGGCGTAGATAG
- the LOC100281396 gene encoding uncharacterized protein LOC100281396 produces the protein MNASQFMDKQILGLAASASPSGGGAGGGGGVDLSDLMIPIPQEDAENRLGRRRSSTSVNGTADDMLPSYDFQPIRTSGGAAAAAAPQASWGSLDSKAPSASYNLKSAGILEPHVLKKVSHEEDKSNFPTVTIADIDRTMKKYSDNLLHALEGVSSRLSQMEGRTHQLENSVDELKLTIGNYNGSTDGKLRNLENMLREVQAGVQILRDKQEIVETQLHLAKLQTNKTDGQSSENSGSGQAGLQQQPVVPPQAAIQPQQVLTPSQPPALPALPAPNAPPPPPTLQNQSSLQFPSHLQHSQVPSVPSVALAPTVPALPRDAYYAPSAQPTETMHQQYQAPPVPQPQAPPAPPQQYQSQTQFPQYAQPPQPANVNPSTPHVPHAPQQPEETMPYAPAQSYPPNAIAAPYMQPPSGPAPPYYGQQNPSMYEPPAGRANPGPPSSYGSGGYGPQGGGSFSESYGYTGSPSHRGNAGMKQSSPFAQSSGGSGSYGSGKLPTAQMLPQAVPISSSSTSGSSGNRVPLDDVVEKVATMGFSREQVRATVRRLTENGQNVDLNVVLDKLMNG, from the exons ATGAACGCGTCGCAGTTCATGGACAAGCAGATCCTCGGCCTGGCTGCCTCCGCTTCCCCctccggcggcggcgcggggggcgGTGGGGGTGTGGATCTCAGCGATCTGATGATACCGATCCCCCAGGAGGACGCCGAGAACCGCCTCGGTCGCCGGCGTAGCAGCACCAGCGTCAACGGAACCGCAGACGACATGCTACCCAGTTATGACTTCCAGCCCATCCGCACTAGTGGCGGCGCCGCGGCCGCCGCCGCGCCTCAGGCCTCGTGGGGGTCGCTCGACTCCAAGGCACCCTCTGCCTCATACAACCTCAAG AGTGCTGGTATATTGGAGCCGCATGTGCTGAAGAAAGTTAGTCATGAGGAAGACAAGAGTAACTTTCCTACAGTTACTATTGCGGATATTGATCGAACCATGAAGAAGTACTCTGATAACCTTTTGCATGCACTGGAAGGTGTAAGCTCAAGGCTTTCACAGATGGAGGGTAGAACACACCAACTCGAAAACTCTGTTGACGAGTTGAAGTTAACAATCGGTAACTATAATGGTAGCACTGATGGAAAACTGAGGAACCTTGAGAACATGCTCAGGGAG GTCCAAGCAGGTGTGCAGATTTTGCGAGACAAGCAGGAAATTGTCGAGACACAGCTCCACCTTGCGAAGCTCCAGACAAACAAAACCGATGGCCAATCATCAGAAAATAGTGGGTCTGGACAGGCTGGTTTACAGCAGCAGCCGGTGGTTCCTCCACAAGCAGCCATTCAGCCACAACAAGTCCTAACCCCTTCGCAACCACCTGCACTTCCTGCCCTTCCTGCTCCAAATGCACCACCTCCACCTCCAACGCTTCAAAACCAATCATCATTACAGTTTCCAAGTCATTTACAACATTCACAGGTACCATCTGTGCCTTCTGTTGCACTGGCACCCACAGTTCCAGCTTTACCAAGGGATGCTTACTATGCCCCATCTGCTCAGCCGACCGAGACCATGCACCAGCAGTATCAAGCTCCGCCAGTTCCACAGCCACAGGCACCTCCTGCACCACCTCAGCAGTACCAATCCCAAACCCAGTTCCCTCAATATGCACAGCCACCTCAGCCTGCAAATGTTAACCCTTCAACTCCCCATGTGCCCCATGCACCCCAGCAACCAGAGGAAACTATGCCTTATGCACCAGCTCAGAGCTATCCACCTAATGCAATCGCTGCACCTTATATGCAACCACCTAGTGGACCTGCTCCTCCTTACTATGGGCAGCAAAACCCTAGCATGTATGAACCTCCTGCAGGCCGGGCTAACCCTGGGCCACCATCATCCTACGGTTCTGGTGGGTACGGGCCACAGGGTGGAGGTAGTTTCTCTGAATCTTATGGTTACACTGGATCTCCTTCCCACCGTGGCAATGCTGGAATGAAGCAGTCTTCACCTTTTGCTCAATCCTCTGGAGGAAGCGGCAGCTATGGCAGTGGCAAGCTCCCTACTGCCCAGATGCTTCCACAAGCAGTGCCGATCAGCTCCTCCAGCACCAGCGGTTCTTCTGGCAATAGAGTGCCACTTGACGATGTAGTGGAGAAGGTTGCTACGATGGGATTCTCAAGAGAGCAGGTGAGAGCAACCGTGCGGAGGCTGACTGAAAACGGGCAGAACGTGGACCTGAATGTGGTGCTCGACAAGCTGATGAACGGATGA